One part of the Sphingopyxis sp. PAMC25046 genome encodes these proteins:
- a CDS encoding DUF6607 family protein produces the protein MKHYRKIAAGLLLLTAALPAVASAHPPIAAEDAAANFEQDRADILAMAGNYRVSFNMQESTRWDPGYEVLEPKKSGGHEVVRVIEDTGRKIVLQHMLVITGGDDKSFVIKHWRQDWEYEPAKIVAYSDRNIWAWEDVPERMRTGRWSQTVYQVDDSPRYAGWGQFETQGGIRRWRSSWTWRPLARRDAVRNPVYDRYLSINRHQPSPDGWIHWQDNTKMGTKDGKLVPIVQEYVLNTYTKYDQYDVKAADDYWAATKEYWAAVRAEWDRVAATKGGIAIEEKADTGTVISGRLLEMADEVQEKKLTTAKAISEAKKLIETNTRKL, from the coding sequence ATGAAACATTATCGCAAGATCGCCGCCGGCCTGCTTCTGCTCACCGCCGCGCTGCCCGCCGTCGCCTCCGCCCACCCGCCGATCGCCGCCGAGGACGCCGCCGCCAATTTCGAGCAGGACCGTGCCGACATTCTCGCGATGGCGGGCAATTACCGCGTCAGCTTCAACATGCAGGAATCGACGCGCTGGGACCCCGGTTATGAAGTGCTCGAACCCAAGAAATCGGGCGGCCACGAAGTCGTGCGCGTGATCGAGGATACCGGCCGCAAGATCGTGCTCCAGCATATGCTCGTCATCACCGGCGGCGACGACAAGAGCTTCGTGATCAAGCATTGGCGGCAGGACTGGGAATATGAACCTGCAAAGATCGTCGCCTATTCGGATCGCAATATATGGGCGTGGGAAGACGTCCCCGAACGGATGCGCACCGGCCGCTGGTCGCAGACGGTCTATCAGGTCGACGACAGCCCGCGTTACGCCGGCTGGGGTCAGTTCGAAACGCAGGGCGGCATCCGTCGCTGGCGTTCGAGCTGGACGTGGCGCCCGCTCGCGCGCCGCGATGCGGTGCGCAATCCCGTCTACGACCGCTACCTTTCGATCAATCGCCACCAGCCCTCGCCCGACGGCTGGATCCACTGGCAGGACAATACCAAGATGGGGACGAAAGACGGCAAGCTGGTGCCGATCGTCCAGGAATATGTCCTCAACACCTATACCAAATACGACCAATATGATGTGAAGGCCGCCGACGATTATTGGGCGGCGACCAAGGAATATTGGGCCGCGGTGCGCGCCGAATGGGACCGGGTCGCGGCGACCAAGGGAGGCATCGCGATCGAGGAAAAGGCCGACACCGGCACCGTGATCAGCGGCCGCCTGCTCGAAATGGCCGACGAGGTTCAGGAAAAGAAGCTGACGACCGCGAAAGCCATCAGCGAAGCGAAGAAGCTGATCGAGACGAACACGCGCAAGCTCTGA
- a CDS encoding DoxX family protein codes for MKFLGGFGEQAYALLRIVAGLLFLAHGMQKFFNFPVAFPMPLNPMLHAAGIIELVAGGLIVIGLFTRPAAFVASGMAAVGYWVAHGSKGLYPIVNGGETIALYCFIFLFIATRGAGIWSVDGAKK; via the coding sequence ATGAAATTTCTGGGTGGTTTCGGCGAGCAGGCCTATGCGCTGCTGCGCATCGTCGCGGGCTTGCTGTTTCTGGCGCATGGCATGCAGAAATTCTTCAATTTCCCGGTCGCCTTTCCGATGCCGCTGAACCCGATGCTCCACGCCGCGGGAATCATCGAACTCGTCGCGGGCGGCCTGATCGTCATCGGCCTGTTCACGCGTCCCGCGGCCTTCGTCGCCAGCGGCATGGCGGCGGTCGGCTATTGGGTCGCGCACGGTAGCAAGGGGCTTTACCCGATCGTCAATGGCGGCGAGACGATCGCGCTCTATTGCTTCATCTTCCTGTTCATCGCGACGCGCGGCGCGGGAATCTGGAGCGTCGACGGGGCGAAGAAGTAG
- a CDS encoding carboxymuconolactone decarboxylase family protein produces the protein MSKVTDPFAASPQLMKQWMAVSLAAQESLEPGLIELVKIRSSILNGCANCINMHTAEARAKGETEQRIYLLAAWQEAPVYTDRERAALAWTDALTRLSQGHTQSQAREALDAHFTAEEQMNLTVMINVINGWNRIAVGFELWYEGGAPAKAA, from the coding sequence ATGTCCAAGGTAACCGACCCCTTTGCCGCCTCGCCGCAGCTCATGAAGCAGTGGATGGCGGTCAGCCTCGCCGCGCAGGAAAGCCTCGAGCCGGGCCTGATCGAGCTGGTGAAGATCCGCTCGTCGATCCTCAACGGCTGCGCGAACTGCATCAACATGCACACCGCCGAAGCGCGCGCGAAGGGCGAAACCGAACAGCGCATCTACCTGCTCGCCGCGTGGCAGGAAGCGCCGGTCTATACCGACCGCGAACGCGCCGCGCTCGCCTGGACCGACGCCTTGACCCGCCTGTCGCAAGGCCACACACAAAGCCAAGCGCGCGAAGCACTCGATGCGCATTTCACCGCGGAGGAACAGATGAACCTGACCGTGATGATCAACGTCATCAATGGCTGGAACCGCATCGCGGTCGGCTTCGAGCTCTGGTACGAAGGCGGCGCGCCGGCGAAGGCCGCCTGA
- a CDS encoding sigma-70 family RNA polymerase sigma factor, translated as MTGEGVRDGVDAADAAVSFDPLRPLLTRVAYRMLGSVADAEDVVQDAFIRWLGTDRDAVREPAAFLRRTVTRLCLDQIKSARNSRETYVGPWLPDPLVEEEEDDDVTLPLMLALERLSPLERAAFLLHDVFGVGFDEVAKTIDRDPAATRQLAARARTHVRDARPRYKLEKERGLEIADAFFAASRSGDMGALGALLAADVGMWTDGGGKRPAAMEPVLGHDVVLKLHRGLAVLFGKYGSTLVHTGMINGLPGFVTREADGELQTTALDIEDGRIVAIYVMRNPDKLRHVH; from the coding sequence ATGACCGGCGAAGGCGTCCGGGACGGTGTCGATGCGGCGGATGCGGCGGTCAGTTTCGATCCGCTGCGCCCGCTTCTCACGCGCGTCGCCTATCGCATGCTCGGCTCGGTCGCCGATGCCGAGGATGTGGTGCAGGACGCCTTCATCCGCTGGCTCGGCACCGACCGCGATGCGGTGCGCGAGCCAGCGGCCTTCCTCCGCCGCACCGTGACGCGCCTCTGCCTCGACCAGATCAAATCGGCGCGCAACAGCCGCGAGACCTACGTCGGCCCCTGGCTTCCCGACCCGCTGGTCGAGGAGGAGGAAGACGACGACGTCACGCTGCCGCTGATGCTCGCGCTTGAACGGCTCTCCCCCTTGGAGCGCGCAGCCTTCCTTCTCCACGACGTCTTCGGCGTCGGGTTCGACGAGGTCGCGAAGACGATCGACCGCGATCCGGCGGCGACGCGCCAGCTCGCCGCCCGCGCGCGTACTCACGTTCGCGACGCGCGCCCGCGCTACAAGCTTGAAAAGGAGCGGGGGCTCGAAATCGCCGACGCCTTCTTCGCCGCGTCGCGCAGCGGCGACATGGGCGCGCTCGGTGCGCTGCTCGCCGCCGATGTCGGCATGTGGACCGACGGCGGCGGCAAGCGACCGGCCGCGATGGAACCGGTGCTCGGACACGACGTGGTGCTCAAACTGCACCGCGGTCTCGCGGTCTTGTTCGGCAAATATGGCTCGACGCTTGTTCACACCGGCATGATCAACGGCCTGCCGGGTTTCGTCACGCGCGAGGCCGACGGCGAACTCCAGACCACCGCGCTCGACATCGAGGACGGCCGGATCGTGGCGATTTATGTGATGCGCAACCCCGACAAACTCCGCCACGTGCATTAG
- a CDS encoding PD40 domain-containing protein encodes MLAIALLAATPPVEIVGAAEMFAPGIASTGHSEVRLTISPDGRTALWFSRDRPGGAGGYDIWMSRRSASGWSPATPVSFNSPGRDFDPAFTRDGRFVYFCSDRPGGIGRDDLYRVAVTPSGFGTPANLGPAVNSAGSEFAPMLSPDGRRLLFSSDRPGGAGRHDLYSARTARGGFAAAVPLAGAINTAADEFDATFLSDGKTVIFARAPSMQDDRVDLFAAAATDGRYGAGTILPRSVNDADGDNYGPMVDWSAPGRLTFSARRDGAASMDLYRITYRFPATGAPGRSRP; translated from the coding sequence ATGCTTGCGATAGCCCTGCTCGCCGCCACGCCGCCGGTCGAGATCGTCGGCGCGGCGGAGATGTTTGCCCCGGGCATCGCGTCGACCGGACATTCGGAAGTCCGGCTGACGATCAGCCCCGACGGCCGGACGGCGCTGTGGTTCAGCCGCGACCGGCCCGGCGGCGCGGGCGGATATGATATCTGGATGTCGCGGCGATCGGCATCGGGCTGGTCCCCGGCGACACCGGTTTCGTTCAATTCGCCCGGCCGTGATTTCGACCCCGCTTTCACACGCGACGGCCGCTTCGTCTATTTCTGCTCCGACCGGCCCGGCGGAATCGGCAGGGACGACCTCTACCGCGTCGCGGTGACCCCGTCGGGCTTTGGCACCCCCGCGAATCTGGGGCCAGCGGTCAACAGCGCGGGAAGTGAATTCGCGCCGATGCTGTCGCCCGATGGCCGGCGCCTGCTGTTTTCGAGCGACCGTCCGGGCGGCGCGGGACGGCATGACCTTTACAGTGCGCGCACGGCGCGAGGCGGCTTTGCGGCGGCGGTTCCGTTGGCCGGTGCGATCAACACCGCCGCCGACGAGTTCGACGCGACCTTTCTTTCGGACGGAAAGACCGTGATTTTCGCGCGCGCGCCGAGCATGCAGGACGACCGCGTCGACCTGTTCGCCGCCGCGGCAACCGATGGCCGCTACGGTGCGGGGACGATATTGCCGCGGTCGGTGAACGATGCCGACGGCGACAACTATGGCCCGATGGTCGACTGGTCGGCGCCGGGCCGACTGACTTTTTCGGCCCGGCGCGATGGCGCGGCGTCGATGGACCTGTATCGCATCACCTATCGCTTTCCGGCGACCGGAGCGCCGGGGCGATCCAGACCCTAA
- a CDS encoding LysR substrate-binding domain-containing protein, whose amino-acid sequence MVRTGKLPPLPSIRAFEAAARLESFARAAQELGTTAASVSYHVRQLERQTGVHLFVRHPHKVALTATGAAIAREATAAFAALEASFVKARDQDEARLSLTALPTFGTSWLTPRLGRFRAAHPDIAIELELSAEPQPLGDGRFDAAIRHGLGEWPGLRRVRLFPVLFTPLCAPGLRDAARELTDPGRPLDVPLLGRPDWWALWYRALGVVPGPPPDRFGTSLAAEHMDIAAAVAGHGIAIGSPILFADEIAAGRLVPAHDLVAGDGRAFWFVYPVARLQSAKIARFRDWLAAVAAAEVAAARHLVERAVILDP is encoded by the coding sequence ATGGTCCGTACCGGCAAACTTCCGCCTCTGCCCTCGATCCGTGCCTTCGAAGCGGCCGCGCGGCTCGAAAGCTTCGCCCGCGCCGCGCAGGAACTCGGGACGACGGCCGCCTCTGTCAGCTATCATGTTCGCCAGCTCGAACGACAGACCGGGGTCCATCTGTTCGTGCGTCATCCGCACAAGGTCGCGCTCACCGCGACCGGCGCCGCGATCGCGCGCGAGGCGACCGCCGCTTTCGCGGCGCTCGAGGCGAGCTTCGTCAAGGCGCGCGATCAGGACGAGGCGCGGCTTTCGCTCACCGCCTTGCCGACCTTCGGGACGAGCTGGCTCACCCCGCGGCTCGGCCGGTTTCGCGCCGCGCACCCCGACATCGCGATCGAGCTTGAGCTGTCGGCCGAACCGCAGCCGCTCGGCGACGGGCGTTTCGACGCAGCGATCCGACACGGTCTCGGCGAATGGCCGGGCCTGCGCCGCGTCCGGCTCTTTCCCGTCCTGTTCACGCCGCTCTGCGCGCCGGGGCTGCGCGATGCCGCCCGCGAACTCACCGATCCCGGCCGCCCGCTCGATGTGCCGCTGCTCGGCCGGCCCGACTGGTGGGCACTCTGGTACCGCGCGCTTGGCGTCGTCCCCGGCCCGCCGCCCGATCGCTTCGGCACCAGTCTTGCCGCCGAGCATATGGACATCGCCGCCGCCGTCGCCGGGCACGGTATCGCGATCGGATCGCCGATCCTTTTCGCCGACGAGATCGCCGCCGGCCGCCTCGTCCCGGCACACGATCTCGTCGCGGGCGACGGCCGCGCCTTCTGGTTCGTCTATCCCGTCGCGCGGCTGCAGAGCGCGAAGATCGCACGCTTCCGCGACTGGCTGGCCGCTGTCGCCGCGGCGGAAGTCGCGGCGGCACGGCACCTTGTCGAGCGTGCGGTTATTCTCGACCCGTAA
- the ybeY gene encoding rRNA maturation RNase YbeY, with translation MLSVETHAASPWPDAIDWEVRAAEASAAALALTPFAALADAAPLVEIAVRLTDDAEVHTLNRDFRGKDRPTNVLSFPQIQDDLIESLANSDDGEILLGDIVLARETCAREAEEKSISVADHATHLIVHGTLHLVGYDHMDDASAAAMEALEVKALASLGIANPYADQD, from the coding sequence ATGCTGAGCGTCGAAACCCATGCGGCATCGCCATGGCCCGACGCCATCGATTGGGAGGTGCGTGCTGCGGAGGCCTCCGCCGCGGCGCTCGCACTGACGCCCTTCGCGGCGCTTGCCGACGCCGCGCCGCTCGTCGAAATCGCGGTGCGGTTGACCGACGATGCCGAAGTGCACACGCTCAACCGCGATTTCCGGGGCAAGGACAGGCCGACCAATGTGCTGTCCTTTCCGCAGATTCAGGACGATCTGATCGAAAGCCTCGCCAACAGCGACGACGGCGAAATCCTGCTCGGCGACATCGTGCTGGCGCGCGAAACCTGTGCGCGCGAGGCGGAGGAGAAGAGCATTTCGGTCGCCGATCATGCGACGCACCTGATCGTCCACGGCACGCTCCACCTCGTCGGCTATGACCATATGGACGATGCCTCGGCGGCGGCGATGGAGGCGCTCGAAGTGAAAGCCCTTGCATCGCTGGGCATCGCCAATCCATATGCGGATCAGGATTAA
- a CDS encoding hemolysin family protein: MPDDQGSSNRSEEDSSRPGLLSGLRNLLFGGDKEPSLREQIEEVIDEAEEEGDDRRGSNIVGDLSSIERKMLRNLLHFGEQTVDDVAVPRADIIAIPESAPFAEVVALFAEAGHSRLPVYRENLDEVVGMIHVKDVFAVLAEGRPPPPLLDLIRQPLYVPQSMGVLDLLAEMRAKRTHLAIVIDEYSGTEGLLTIEDLVEEIVGEIEDEHDDEPEPLIVVGEDGCWDADARAELDDVGEAIDSRLAEVDEDVDTLGGLAAVLAGHVPEVGEILVHPSGWRIEVTEADERRVHRLRLHPPVEVDLEPPSERTEDF; encoded by the coding sequence ATGCCCGACGACCAGGGATCTTCGAACCGATCGGAAGAGGACAGTAGCAGACCCGGGCTGCTGTCCGGGCTCAGAAACCTGCTGTTCGGGGGCGACAAGGAACCGTCGCTGCGCGAACAGATCGAAGAGGTCATCGACGAGGCCGAGGAAGAGGGCGACGACCGGCGCGGCAGCAATATCGTCGGCGACCTGTCGTCGATCGAGCGCAAGATGCTGCGCAACCTCCTCCATTTCGGCGAACAGACCGTCGACGATGTCGCGGTGCCGCGCGCCGACATCATCGCCATCCCCGAAAGCGCGCCCTTTGCCGAGGTGGTCGCGCTGTTTGCCGAAGCGGGGCACAGCCGCCTGCCGGTCTATCGCGAAAATCTCGACGAGGTCGTCGGCATGATCCACGTCAAGGATGTGTTCGCGGTGCTCGCAGAGGGGCGCCCGCCGCCGCCCTTGCTCGACTTGATCCGCCAGCCGCTCTATGTTCCGCAATCGATGGGCGTACTCGACTTGCTCGCCGAAATGCGCGCCAAACGCACCCACCTCGCAATCGTCATCGACGAATATTCGGGCACCGAAGGCCTGCTGACGATCGAGGATCTGGTCGAGGAAATCGTCGGCGAGATCGAGGACGAGCATGACGACGAGCCCGAACCGCTGATCGTTGTGGGCGAAGATGGCTGCTGGGATGCTGATGCGCGCGCCGAACTCGACGATGTGGGTGAGGCGATCGACTCTCGTCTGGCCGAAGTCGACGAGGATGTGGACACATTGGGCGGGCTTGCCGCGGTCCTCGCGGGGCATGTGCCCGAGGTCGGCGAGATTCTCGTCCATCCGAGCGGCTGGCGGATCGAAGTGACCGAGGCCGACGAGCGCCGCGTCCACCGGCTGCGTCTTCACCCGCCGGTCGAAGTCGATCTCGAGCCTCCGTCGGAACGGACCGAGGATTTCTGA
- a CDS encoding glycosyltransferase family 1 protein has protein sequence MEVSDLRIALFSGNYNMTTDGANKALNRLVGFLLEHGAAVRVYSPTVANPDFEPTGDLVSVPSMAIPGRSEYRIPLSFSPRVRQDITAFAPNIVHISSPDRVSRQAAAWARRRRLPVACSVHTRFETYFRYYNLSFLEPVVVAWLRKLYRKCDALIAPSESFAQVLRDQRMNYDIGIWTRGVEQAVFNPGRRDMAWRRSLGIDDDVPAIAFLGRLVMEKGLDVFADAIEVLQRRGVAHKVVVIGEGPAREWFESRLPDASFVGFQGGADLAHALASCDIFFNPSVTETFGNVTLEAMACGLPVVAARATGSASIVKHGQTGYLVAPGSITGFADHLQHYCRDTGLRAEHGAAAVVESGAYQWGAINQAVADTYIRLIRQKQRRRG, from the coding sequence ATGGAAGTTTCCGATCTTCGCATCGCCCTGTTCAGCGGCAATTACAACATGACCACCGACGGTGCGAACAAGGCGCTCAATCGCCTGGTTGGCTTTCTGCTGGAGCATGGCGCCGCAGTGCGGGTCTATTCGCCGACCGTCGCCAATCCCGATTTCGAGCCGACGGGCGACCTTGTCAGCGTGCCGTCGATGGCAATCCCGGGGCGAAGCGAATATCGCATCCCGCTCAGCTTTTCGCCGCGCGTCCGCCAGGACATCACGGCATTCGCGCCCAATATCGTCCATATTTCCAGCCCCGACCGCGTGTCGCGGCAGGCGGCGGCTTGGGCGCGGCGGCGGCGGCTGCCCGTGGCCTGCTCGGTGCACACGCGCTTCGAGACCTATTTCCGCTATTATAACCTGTCGTTCCTCGAACCGGTCGTGGTCGCCTGGCTTCGCAAGCTCTACCGCAAGTGCGACGCGTTGATCGCACCGTCCGAAAGCTTCGCGCAGGTGCTGCGCGACCAGCGGATGAACTACGACATCGGCATCTGGACGCGCGGGGTCGAGCAGGCGGTCTTCAACCCCGGGCGGCGTGACATGGCTTGGCGCCGGTCGCTCGGCATCGACGACGATGTGCCCGCCATCGCTTTTCTCGGCCGGCTGGTGATGGAAAAGGGGCTCGACGTTTTTGCCGACGCCATCGAGGTGCTCCAGCGGCGCGGCGTGGCGCACAAGGTTGTCGTGATCGGCGAGGGGCCTGCGCGCGAATGGTTCGAATCGCGCCTGCCCGATGCTAGTTTCGTCGGCTTTCAGGGGGGAGCGGACCTCGCCCATGCGCTTGCCTCGTGCGACATCTTCTTCAATCCCTCGGTCACCGAAACCTTCGGCAATGTGACCCTTGAAGCCATGGCGTGCGGACTGCCCGTCGTCGCTGCGCGCGCTACCGGCAGCGCGAGCATCGTCAAGCACGGACAGACGGGCTATCTCGTCGCTCCCGGATCGATCACCGGCTTTGCCGACCATCTCCAGCATTATTGCCGCGACACGGGGCTGCGCGCCGAACATGGCGCCGCGGCGGTGGTCGAAAGCGGCGCCTATCAATGGGGCGCGATCAACCAGGCGGTCGCCGACACCTATATCCGCCTGATCCGCCAGAAACAGCGGCGCCGGGGCTAG
- a CDS encoding replication-associated recombination protein A: protein MAGDLFGEGAPDQRESGATGPAPLAERLRPRTLAEVVGQEHLTGPEGAIGRMVAAGQLSSIILWGPPGTGKTTIARLLAEAVGMRFAPLSAVFSGVADLRQAFADAEKMAAAGKRTLLFVDEIHRFNRAQQDGFLPYVERGTVVLVGATTENPSFALNAALLSRAQVLVLNRLGEAALGTLIERAVAEIGQRLPVTDEARAALIASADGDGRFLLNQVETLFSVTIEKPLDPAELAQFLHRRMPVYDKDRDGHYNLISALHKALRGSDPQASLYWLARMLVAGEEPLYVLRRLTRFASEDIGLADPQALVQCLAAKDAYQFLGSPEGELAIVQACLYLATAPKSNAAYAAQKAAWAAARETGSLAPPANILNAPTKLMKDLGYGAGYSYDHDAPDGFSGDNYWPDEMAPAEFYRPVDRGFEKRIADRLAWWDERRRAKD from the coding sequence ATGGCCGGGGACCTGTTCGGCGAGGGCGCACCCGACCAGCGCGAAAGCGGCGCAACCGGCCCCGCGCCGCTCGCCGAGCGGCTGCGCCCGCGCACGCTCGCCGAGGTCGTCGGTCAGGAGCATCTGACCGGCCCTGAAGGCGCGATCGGCCGCATGGTCGCCGCGGGGCAATTGTCGTCGATCATCCTCTGGGGCCCGCCGGGCACCGGCAAGACGACGATCGCGCGGCTGCTGGCCGAGGCGGTCGGTATGCGCTTCGCCCCCTTGTCGGCGGTCTTTTCGGGCGTTGCCGACCTCAGGCAAGCTTTCGCCGATGCCGAAAAGATGGCGGCCGCCGGCAAGCGCACCCTGCTCTTCGTCGACGAGATTCATCGCTTCAATCGCGCCCAGCAGGACGGTTTCCTTCCTTATGTAGAGCGCGGTACCGTCGTGCTCGTCGGCGCGACGACCGAGAATCCCAGCTTCGCGCTCAATGCCGCGCTGCTCAGCCGCGCACAGGTGCTCGTGCTGAACCGGCTCGGCGAAGCGGCGCTCGGTACATTGATCGAGCGGGCCGTAGCCGAAATCGGCCAGCGCCTGCCCGTGACCGACGAAGCGCGCGCGGCGCTGATCGCCAGCGCCGACGGTGACGGGCGCTTCCTGCTCAATCAGGTCGAGACGCTGTTTTCGGTGACGATCGAAAAACCGCTGGACCCGGCCGAGCTCGCGCAGTTCCTTCACCGCCGGATGCCGGTCTACGACAAGGACCGTGATGGCCATTACAATCTGATCTCGGCGCTCCACAAGGCGCTGCGCGGTTCGGACCCGCAGGCCTCGCTCTACTGGCTCGCGCGAATGCTCGTCGCGGGCGAGGAGCCGCTCTACGTCCTGCGGCGACTCACGCGCTTCGCGAGCGAGGATATCGGCCTCGCCGATCCGCAGGCGCTGGTGCAATGCCTCGCCGCGAAGGACGCCTATCAGTTCCTCGGTTCGCCAGAGGGCGAGCTCGCGATCGTGCAGGCCTGCCTCTATCTCGCGACTGCGCCCAAATCGAACGCCGCCTATGCCGCGCAAAAGGCCGCATGGGCCGCGGCGCGCGAAACCGGCAGCCTCGCGCCGCCCGCGAACATCCTCAACGCGCCGACCAAGCTGATGAAAGATCTGGGTTATGGCGCGGGCTATAGCTACGACCATGACGCCCCCGACGGCTTTTCCGGCGACAATTACTGGCCCGACGAGATGGCGCCCGCGGAATTCTATCGCCCCGTCGATCGCGGCTTCGAAAAGCGCATCGCCGACCGCCTTGCCTGGTGGGATGAACGGCGACGCGCGAAGGACTGA
- a CDS encoding serine hydrolase: MAIVPDLLRLFGAALLAGAAPAAAQAPKPDAELARAWAAGYRAAFTCSSLWNGAGKSLAAIERDELTNIYPEIEADVRSLRAEVDEETKRVSVRYRDDMPPRIAQWRGREGCVTLPIGAESRPAGQPVERRPDLDAQPWPMGDAGARWPASKGQTKFEQATADMARFGGRTSSILIVKNGRIALERYWGGHDIHTAQRTFSVAKSMAATLIGHAVLKGRIDVTKPAMIAEWTSPGDPRAAITTEQLMRMASGLTSDTAGNRTDAIYMGGASVRQWTTQWPLLNPPNTHYRYANNDTLLATLSLKAALEKAGTPLDPAAFFDRLGMTRTFAEHDKDGNYILSSQVWTSARDLARLGMLYQNDGVWQGERLLPEGWRRFVTTPSGPQPDRDFGYGAGFWLLDKSEGIPADAFGGFGNRGQYLIVIPSRALVIVRQGYDDGKTRLDIAKLVAAVVADDDNDRRYSKGG; the protein is encoded by the coding sequence TTGGCGATCGTCCCTGACCTGTTGCGCCTGTTCGGGGCTGCGCTCCTTGCGGGTGCGGCGCCCGCGGCGGCGCAGGCGCCGAAGCCCGATGCCGAACTGGCTCGCGCCTGGGCGGCGGGCTATCGCGCCGCCTTTACCTGCTCGTCGCTGTGGAACGGTGCCGGAAAGTCGCTCGCGGCGATCGAGCGCGACGAACTCACCAACATCTATCCCGAGATCGAGGCCGACGTTCGCTCGCTCAGGGCCGAGGTCGACGAGGAAACGAAACGCGTCAGCGTGCGCTATCGCGACGACATGCCGCCGCGCATCGCCCAATGGCGCGGGCGCGAAGGATGTGTCACGCTGCCGATCGGCGCGGAGTCCCGGCCGGCGGGCCAGCCGGTCGAACGGCGCCCCGATCTCGATGCCCAGCCCTGGCCGATGGGCGACGCGGGCGCGCGCTGGCCGGCTTCCAAGGGGCAGACGAAGTTCGAGCAAGCGACGGCAGATATGGCGCGCTTCGGCGGCCGCACCAGTTCGATTTTGATCGTCAAGAACGGCCGCATCGCGCTTGAGCGCTATTGGGGCGGCCACGATATTCACACCGCGCAGCGCACTTTCTCGGTCGCCAAGTCGATGGCCGCGACGCTGATCGGGCACGCGGTATTGAAGGGTCGGATCGACGTGACGAAGCCTGCCATGATCGCCGAATGGACGTCCCCCGGCGACCCGCGCGCCGCGATCACCACCGAACAACTGATGCGCATGGCGAGCGGCCTCACCAGCGACACCGCGGGCAACCGCACCGACGCCATCTATATGGGCGGCGCATCGGTGCGCCAGTGGACGACGCAATGGCCGCTGCTCAATCCGCCGAATACGCATTATCGTTATGCCAACAACGATACGTTGCTCGCGACGCTGTCGCTGAAGGCTGCGCTCGAAAAGGCGGGGACGCCGCTCGATCCCGCCGCCTTCTTCGACCGGCTCGGCATGACGCGCACCTTCGCCGAGCATGACAAGGATGGTAATTATATCCTGTCGAGCCAGGTGTGGACCAGCGCGCGCGACCTCGCGCGGCTCGGCATGCTCTATCAGAATGATGGAGTGTGGCAGGGGGAACGCCTTCTTCCCGAAGGCTGGCGGCGCTTCGTCACGACGCCCAGCGGTCCGCAGCCCGACCGGGATTTCGGCTATGGCGCCGGTTTCTGGCTGCTCGACAAGTCGGAAGGCATCCCCGCCGACGCCTTCGGCGGTTTTGGAAACCGCGGCCAATATCTGATCGTCATCCCGTCGCGCGCGCTCGTGATCGTTCGTCAGGGCTATGATGATGGCAAGACCCGGCTTGACATCGCGAAGCTCGTCGCGGCGGTCGTCGCCGACGACGATAATGACCGCCGCTATTCGAAGGGCGGGTAG
- a CDS encoding GFA family protein, which translates to MTDQAPRASGQCHCGQIRYSMSTAVQHHALCHCSDCRRHSGAPLVGWALVGNDEIEISGTAKIYASSEHGRRHFCGNCGTGLFYTNEAIFPGQIDVQSATLDDPDQIPAQAQIQTAERIGWMEKLGDLPAFERYPPFE; encoded by the coding sequence ATGACCGACCAAGCCCCCCGTGCCAGCGGCCAGTGCCATTGCGGCCAAATCCGCTATTCGATGAGCACCGCGGTGCAGCATCATGCGCTGTGCCATTGCAGCGATTGCCGCCGTCATTCGGGCGCACCGCTCGTCGGCTGGGCGCTCGTCGGAAACGACGAGATCGAGATCAGCGGAACCGCGAAAATCTATGCGTCGTCGGAGCATGGCCGCCGTCATTTCTGCGGCAATTGCGGCACCGGGCTCTTCTATACCAACGAGGCGATTTTTCCGGGACAGATCGACGTGCAAAGCGCGACGCTGGACGATCCCGACCAGATCCCGGCACAGGCGCAGATCCAGACCGCCGAGCGCATCGGCTGGATGGAGAAGCTGGGTGACCTGCCCGCCTTCGAACGCTACCCGCCCTTCGAATAG